A window of Diabrotica virgifera virgifera chromosome 9, PGI_DIABVI_V3a contains these coding sequences:
- the LOC114338045 gene encoding beta-1,3-galactosyltransferase 5-like isoform X1, which yields MLSNRSKLILIGVSILEMTIIFIIFEGSKLKDNICCNSSKPVTFLGSVDDYYRLLNISFKFSVMNQVCHENTPLLALILVFSATSNVKKRHTIRSTWGQVEKNKKLLFMLGDPGSPKQQKDLEVESLLFGDIVQGNFRDTYKNLTYKHVMVLKYFVYHCPQAKFLIKTDDDVFINWPSMENFLTYDLSPSSDRPTIYCFRKTGSPVERSNSKWVVTYSEYPEAVYPPYCIGCFIIYTPEVIFSLYKEAQRSNSFLWVDDAFITGILFKKLNYSHTDIEFLMLSDENFYAILRKSTNVEIKPFLFRLLHYETEMKIVWEYISNQVPPRSIYKF from the coding sequence ATGCTTAGCAATAGATCAAAGTTAATATTAATAGGAGTAAGCATATTGGAAATgacaattatttttataatatttgaagGCTCAAAACTGAAAGACAACATTTGTTGTAACTCATCCAAACCAGTGACTTTTCTAGGTTCAGTTGATGATTACTACCGTCTCTTGAACATCAGCTTTAAGTTTTCTGTAATGAATCAAGTGTGCCATGAAAATACTCCACTGTTAGCGCTTATACTAGTATTTTCTGCAACTTCCAATGTCAAAAAAAGGCATACAATAAGAAGTACATGGGGGCAggtggaaaaaaataaaaaattgttatttatGTTAGGAGATCCGGGTTCTCCAAAACAGCAGAAAGATTTAGAAGTAGAAAGTTTGTTATTTGGTGATATCGTACAAGGTAATTTTAGAGACACTTACAAGAACCTAACTTACAAGCATGTAATGGTTCTTAAATACTTTGTTTACCATTGTCCGCaagcaaaatttttaataaaaaccgATGATGACGTCTTCATCAACTGGCCAAGTATGGAAAATTTCCTCACTTATGATTTGAGTCCTTCCAGTGATAGACCAACCATATACTGTTTTAGGAAAACTGGCAGTCCTGTAGAAAGAAGCAATTCCAAATGGGTGGTAACATATAGTGAGTATCCAGAAGCAGTCTATCCACCGTACTGTATTGGTTGCTTTATTATTTATACACCAGAAGTGATATTTAGTCTATATAAAGAAGCACAAAGATCAAATTCCTTTTTATGGGTAGACGATGCGTTCATAACTGGCATTCTCTTCAAAAAACTCAATTATAGTCACACAGATATCGAATTTTTGATGTTATCGGACGAGAATTTCTATGCTATTCTTAGAAAATCCACCAACGTTGAAATTAAACCTTTCTTATTTAGATTACTCCATTATGAAACAGAGATGAAAATTGTTTGGGAATATATTTCTAATCAAGTACCTCCAAGGagtatttacaaattttaa
- the LOC114338045 gene encoding uncharacterized protein LOC114338045 isoform X2 produces MWKTGSPVERSNSKWVVTYSEYPEAVYPPYCIGCFIIYTPEVIFSLYKEAQRSNSFLWVDDAFITGILFKKLNYSHTDIEFLMLSDENFYAILRKSTNVEIKPFLFRLLHYETEMKIVWEYISNQVPPRSIYKF; encoded by the exons atgtg GAAAACTGGCAGTCCTGTAGAAAGAAGCAATTCCAAATGGGTGGTAACATATAGTGAGTATCCAGAAGCAGTCTATCCACCGTACTGTATTGGTTGCTTTATTATTTATACACCAGAAGTGATATTTAGTCTATATAAAGAAGCACAAAGATCAAATTCCTTTTTATGGGTAGACGATGCGTTCATAACTGGCATTCTCTTCAAAAAACTCAATTATAGTCACACAGATATCGAATTTTTGATGTTATCGGACGAGAATTTCTATGCTATTCTTAGAAAATCCACCAACGTTGAAATTAAACCTTTCTTATTTAGATTACTCCATTATGAAACAGAGATGAAAATTGTTTGGGAATATATTTCTAATCAAGTACCTCCAAGGagtatttacaaattttaa